GTACGTATGACGGCAAAGTTCAGAAGTCTTATTTTAACGGTAAAGTCGTCAGTGAAACGGATTGGAGCGGTAAATTCACAATCTTCGCTGCGCCTACGGGTGCCATCGTTCTCGGTAAGGACAACGAGGCAGACATTCAATACCTGAATGGGTTTATCGATGAGTTCGCCTTCTATACACGCGCCTTGAGTGAGGATGAGATTAAAGCCGATATGAACAACGGTGTTTTATTTGCTGTCGATCCTACGGAAAAATTGAGCACTACGTGGGCGGCAATTAAGGCTGAGTATTAGAAAAGTCATGGGCAGGTTTCAGAACCTGTCCATGAAACACACCTGTTTCAGATACAGACGATGAAAATTCTCCAATCGTCACCAAGTTTTTAACCTCTCTTGATAAAAACAGAAACCCAGTTAGAATCATACTTATCCGAACCGACAGACGAAGTGATAGCGTCAATGACGGCGCTGGAGGGGGATATTCTTATCCTTGGTGTTGGTGGAAAGATGGGACCGACGCTCGCCAAACAGGCGAAACGCGCCATTGATCTCACAGGGATAACCAAAAAGGTTATCGGTGTGTCCCGTTTTTCGACACCGGGCGTGCCAGAAGATTTGCACGA
This window of the Candidatus Poribacteria bacterium genome carries:
- a CDS encoding LamG domain-containing protein, encoding TYDGKVQKSYFNGKVVSETDWSGKFTIFAAPTGAIVLGKDNEADIQYLNGFIDEFAFYTRALSEDEIKADMNNGVLFAVDPTEKLSTTWAAIKAEY